The Fulvivirga maritima genome segment TGGCAGCCCGATCAGATAAATTCTTATTGATAAGCTCCAGGCTGATTTCATAGGTGTTAGAGTCGAAAATTTGGCCGTCTTTCCTTACCTTACACACAAAAATGCCATCGGCATCGCGCATGGCTTCTCCTTCATTGTAAAAGCCTGCACAAAGCATAAAATCATCTGAAGCTTCAAAAATGTTCAATGTGTTTATAAACTTATCCTGAAGTGAGATAGGTGTTTTGTTTACTCCTTCGCTATTGGCATGTACTGTAAGTAGCTCAATATGATAATTAGGTGAATCTTTATTTGATCTTTTGCTATCTGTGGTTTCATCGTTATATACCATGGCTAGCACATAGGCATTGCCATCTTTATCTACTGAATAGTCAAGATTATTCATCATTTTTTCAGTGTACGGCATGGTTACTTCTTTGCTCCAAATAGGGTTGAAATATCTGCCAAAAACATGCATTCCTATAATGTCGTGGCTTTTCTTGTCACTTTTAAATTCAGGTACTTTTCTGTATTGAATCATAAGCTTGGAGCCATCATAGGAATCAAGAAAATTAAATTTATTGGTTACAACTACCCGCATGCCTTTCCGTATCATGTCGCCGGATATTTTACCCGGTACAGCAAGAAGTTTATTAGTTTCTTTATTTAAGGTGCCATTAGCAAAATCTATTTCTCTGTAAAAGAGCTGGTCTAATTTTTTGCTACCATCCCATTCTGAATAAAAAAGATAGAATCCACCATTGTGTTCACCTATCCATTCTATGGCTGCATTTCGAGGTAAGTCTTTATATTCATGCTGAGATTTGAATTTTAGATTTTTATCAAACTTTTGAATAAAGATCATTTGTCCGTCAATTTTCACAGTCATGACTTCATCTCTATCATGGAAGTAAAGCTTGGTATGGGCATCAATTACCCGGTAGGGCGGGCCTACGGTTATATCTGCTTTTTGAGCCTTTAAGCTACTGTATAAGAAGCAACAAAAAAGGAAAACTAGAATTCTGTATTTCATCTGTATAAAAATAACTTTTAGCATTCATCCTGATGTAGGTATCGGGATTGTGCTCTTTTTATCTTAAAAAATTGAAGTGGTTAATTTAATAAATATTCAAAGTTAAATTTTATTTCTTTGGAAATAACCATGTGATTATCTGGAGTCAGTATTTAAGCGGGTTTGAGGTGCTAAATTCATTTGCTGGTTGCCTTATTATGGAATAAATTGCCAGCTCATTTTATAAACAATAATATTTCATGAAGCATTTTTTCTTAGTTGGCTGTCTGTTTTTACTTTTTGCCTGTGGCTCTGATGATAATGAATCTAAAGGGGTATCTGGTACTGTTATTTTTGATGGTAAAGAATACAGGATTGCACGTGGGTTAGCAGGAGAGGGTAGTCATACCGAGACCTAACATTTGTTTCAACTGTACCACTAGAATTGACATAATCTACTCCCTAAAATCCAGGGTCTTCTCGACGAAAGGAGACATCTATGTATTCATCTAGGATAGGCTTTTCAAATATCTGCTTGCTTGGTTAATTCACTGTCTGCATTCCATAGCTGAGGTTCTTTACTTTTTTACAATCGATCAAAAAAGTAACAAAAAACTCTTTCTTGCTGTGAGGTCTTCCGCTCGCTGAAACATTTCATGGTCATGAACTGCCACTAAGGACTTGAGAAAAGCCTGTTTTTCAATCCTATTTCACTTCACGACGGTACAGCAAGATAACGTACTTACAATAAAACTGGTTATTGCGAACGAAACGAAGTGTAGTAAAGCAATCTCGAAGTTGCTTTTCCAGTCAGGCGAGATACAGTATTTCATAGCTTCAAGATTACTTCGTCATATCTTCCTCGTAATTACCAGATAGGGAAGGTGAAGATCACACCCACCGAGTCACACTGAGCCCCGTCGAAGTGTAGACGATCGGTACTGATTTATGATTTAATTACATCTCAACTGTGTTGAGTTTTTCATATTACCTACAAATTACTTATACTGTCATTGGTACGAAAGGAGACATCTATGTATTCATCTAGGATGGGCTTTTCAAGCATCTGCTGGCTAGGTTAATCCACTTTCTACATTCCATAGCTGAGGTTCTTTACTTTTTTGCAATCGATCAAAAAAGTAACAAAAAACTCTTTCTTGCTGTGAGGTCTTCCGCTCACTGAAACATTTCATGGTTATGAACTGCCACTAAGGACTTGAGAAAAGCCTGTTTTTCAATCCTATTTCATCGCATGACTGTACAGCAAGATGGAACCGCAGTCGAGTCACATTGAGCCGTGTCGAAATGTAGACGATCGGTACTGATTCATACTCTACTTCCTAAAAATCAGGGTCATGTCTACGAAAGGAGGGATCTATGTATTTATCCAGCATAGTCTTTTCAAACATCTGCTGGCTAGGTTAATCCACTTTCTACATTCCATAGCTAAGGTTCCTTACTTTTTTGCAATCGATCAAAAAAGTAACAAAAAGCTCTTTCTTGCTGTGAGGTCTTCCGCTCACTGAAGCATTTTATAGTTATAAACTGCCACTAAGGACTTGAGAAAAGCTTGTTTTTCAATATTATTTCACCTCACGACGGTACAGCAAGATAACGTACTTACAATAAAACTGGTTATTGCAAACGAAACGAAGTGTAGTGAAGCAATCTCGAACTTGATTCTACAGTTCTTTGCGCGCTGCATCTCATAGGTTCGAGATTACTTTATCATACCTGCCTTGTAATTATCAGATAGGGGGAAGGGCATGACCTCTACCGAGTCAGTTCGTCAAGAGGCGCTCATGCTATTTGGTCTAATTGTAAACGGCCAAAAATGTCATGCAGTTAATGTCAGTCTACTTTTATAATGAGTTTTTTGCCACTATGACTGCCATCAAAAAGGGTTTGAAAGGTTTCAGGAAGCTGGTCAAAACCATCGACAAACTCTTCCTGATATTTGATTTTTCCATTCTGCACTAATGGCGTCATCTCTTCTAAAATTCAGGCATTTTATCCATAACATAGGGCGTAGCAAATGCTTTAATACTAAGAAAACGGTAATGGATAATGGTGATAAGCCTTGGTAGATAGTTAGTTCCTTCTGGCAATGTGGTGTCGTTATAATCTGCAATGGTGCCGCAAAGTGTCATCTTTGCATTTTCATTAAAATGCTCCATTAAAACAGGGAAAATGGGGCCACCCACATTTTCGTAGAAGGCATCAATTCCGTTTGGTAATGCCTTCTTTACCTGATCTTCAAAATCATTAGCCTTATAATCTATGGCTTCATCTAAGCCAAGTGTGTTTTTTAAATAGGCCACTTTTTCGGCACCACCGGCCACGCCCACCACACGGTAGCCACGCAGTTTACCTAGCTGAGCAGCTATGGAGCCCACAGAGCCTGCCGCACCAGTAACAACTAAGGTGCCGCCAGGCTTAAAATCATGGAGCTTGGTCATGCCGTACCAGGCAGTAAAACCATTAAGCCCGAGCGGACCTAGAGCGGTGGACAGTGGTGCTACCTTAGCATCTAGCTTGCGAAGGTCTGAACCATCAGAAATGGCGTAATCCTGCCAGCCAGACCAAGTCTGTACATAATCGCCGATTTTAAAATTCTCATTATTGCTTTTTTTTACCACAGCTATCGTTGGGCCCTGCATTACATCATCTATATCGATAGTGGGCCACTCCGAAGAGCCATTACCCATAAGATTTCGCTGATAAGGCTCTACGGAGATCATAGTGTTCTTAAACAACACTTCGCCGCTGTTAAGCGCAGGTATTTCGCTAACTATCTTTTCAAAGTCGCTGAGTTTAGCATTGCCTACCGGACGTTGCTTTAAAATAATTTGTCTGTTTTTGGAATGTGTCATCTTTATTGTTTTTAACTGAGCGACAAAACTAAAAGATGGAAGTGTTTTATATAAACTAAGTAACTAAAAGTTACTGTAACAAAAAAGTAACCTAGTTACGTTTGGAGGTAAAATTCTTTTTCAATTATTATTAGGAGTTTAGGAGGTGTTTGTTTCCTTTGTATGGTCAGTAACAAAAGGAAACTTATACTGAAAGGTAATTTTAATAAACTATGGAAGAGCAGGATCAAAAGATTAAGGCGGTTCATGATGCCATGGACATATTAAATGGGAAGTGGAAAATATCAGTCATTTCATCGATTTGTTATCATAGCTCAAGGAGGTTTTCTGAGATTCTTAATGACGTGAAAGGCATATCTAATAAAATGCTAAGTAAAGAATTGAAGGAATTGGAAAAGAACGAATTAGTAACGCGTACCGTGTTAGATACCCAGCCTATTACAGTGGAATATAAGTTGACCGACTATGGCCAAAGCTTACGAACCATTATTGATCACCTTTCTGACTGGGGCATGGCACATCGTAAAAAGAGTATGTATAAATAGGGGTGTAGCTATATCTTCTGTGGATACTGTCATTTTCTTAGTTATTTCGCGCCTAATCCAGTAAATGATGGCGCATCGTTTTCAGCGCCTGCCACAGTAAAATAATACCTCACTAAATACTGAATTAGTGAGGTATTATTG includes the following:
- a CDS encoding winged helix-turn-helix transcriptional regulator, which gives rise to MEEQDQKIKAVHDAMDILNGKWKISVISSICYHSSRRFSEILNDVKGISNKMLSKELKELEKNELVTRTVLDTQPITVEYKLTDYGQSLRTIIDHLSDWGMAHRKKSMYK
- a CDS encoding NADP-dependent oxidoreductase codes for the protein MTHSKNRQIILKQRPVGNAKLSDFEKIVSEIPALNSGEVLFKNTMISVEPYQRNLMGNGSSEWPTIDIDDVMQGPTIAVVKKSNNENFKIGDYVQTWSGWQDYAISDGSDLRKLDAKVAPLSTALGPLGLNGFTAWYGMTKLHDFKPGGTLVVTGAAGSVGSIAAQLGKLRGYRVVGVAGGAEKVAYLKNTLGLDEAIDYKANDFEDQVKKALPNGIDAFYENVGGPIFPVLMEHFNENAKMTLCGTIADYNDTTLPEGTNYLPRLITIIHYRFLSIKAFATPYVMDKMPEF